From Pedobacter cryoconitis, one genomic window encodes:
- a CDS encoding OmpA family protein, translating to MNLIELLKSQVSDHVISSLSQKAGVSEDQVKTGFAAGIPAVLGGILKNGAGSDPDILAKILPNLSGTGAVAESTPEDLLSGSEDSLLDKGKSLLGGLFGNDAGAVTSALSTSTGLSAEKSSGLMAMIAPLVIGFITKTMAVKGWNFSDLLSKIFESKQEITAALPQGLSDSLGLANLSLPKVEIPKVAIPKVEVPKVDLPKVPPVNYGTVQDTKSGGGFLKWLIPLLIIIIGAWWIMGRSGCNKSTVGNPTDSLSSKVDSMGTKMDSAGSSMKAGAAAAGSTIAGKLNEAGDFVRDLGAKTDKKLPDGTVISIGENSVENRLIAFIEDKNKPVDKTTWFTFDRLYFETGKSTLKAESQEQLKNMVAILKAYPEVNLKLGGYTDNTGDAAINKKISNERANAAMQELVKSGVDPKRLEAEGYGAEHPIASNDTADGKAQNRRIDIRVTKK from the coding sequence ATGAATTTAATTGAGCTATTAAAAAGTCAGGTGAGTGATCATGTAATCTCATCTCTGAGCCAGAAAGCTGGCGTAAGCGAAGACCAGGTAAAAACTGGTTTCGCTGCTGGTATCCCCGCCGTTTTAGGTGGTATTCTAAAAAATGGAGCTGGATCAGACCCAGATATCCTGGCTAAAATATTACCAAATCTGTCTGGCACTGGTGCAGTTGCAGAAAGTACGCCAGAAGATTTATTAAGTGGTAGTGAGGACTCTTTACTGGATAAAGGAAAATCATTGTTAGGTGGTTTATTTGGAAACGACGCGGGCGCTGTAACCAGTGCACTTTCAACATCTACCGGATTGAGTGCCGAAAAATCTTCAGGATTAATGGCCATGATCGCGCCACTGGTTATTGGATTTATTACCAAAACAATGGCTGTTAAGGGCTGGAATTTTTCTGACTTGCTAAGTAAAATATTTGAAAGTAAACAGGAGATTACCGCAGCATTGCCACAAGGCCTGAGTGATTCTTTAGGGTTGGCAAATCTTAGCCTGCCGAAAGTGGAAATACCCAAAGTAGCTATTCCCAAGGTAGAGGTTCCTAAGGTAGATTTACCAAAAGTACCTCCTGTAAATTACGGAACAGTTCAGGATACGAAATCTGGTGGTGGGTTCCTGAAATGGCTGATCCCATTACTGATTATTATCATTGGTGCATGGTGGATTATGGGCAGATCAGGATGTAATAAATCAACAGTCGGCAACCCTACTGATTCTTTATCGTCCAAAGTTGATTCAATGGGTACTAAGATGGATTCTGCTGGCAGTTCGATGAAAGCAGGAGCCGCCGCGGCAGGCAGTACCATTGCAGGAAAATTAAATGAAGCAGGAGATTTCGTGAGAGATCTTGGGGCTAAAACTGATAAGAAATTACCTGATGGCACAGTGATCAGTATCGGGGAGAACTCTGTAGAGAACAGATTGATTGCATTTATTGAGGATAAGAATAAGCCTGTTGATAAAACGACATGGTTTACTTTTGACAGGTTGTACTTCGAAACTGGAAAAAGCACCTTAAAAGCAGAGTCACAGGAACAGTTGAAAAATATGGTCGCTATTTTAAAAGCGTATCCTGAGGTCAATCTAAAATTAGGCGGCTATACTGACAATACAGGAGATGCTGCAATCAATAAGAAAATATCTAATGAACGGGCTAATGCAGCAATGCAGGAACTGGTAAAATCAGGTGTAGATCCTAAACGCTTAGAGGCTGAAGGTTATGGCGCAGAGCACCCGATTGCCAGCAATGATACTGCTGATGGAAAAGCACAAAATCGCCGTATCGATATCCGTGTGACTAAAAAATAA
- a CDS encoding VOC family protein, with translation MKINHIGFAVTEVPATVELLETYFGMERAPQTPVSSKMAFLLDKNGSLITFFKADDAFYPQIFHIGFMQETVEQVKELHEKITAGGYNPEEIREEHGRLTFYFMAPGGFMIEVNSLIEAKRPELKDKVNSN, from the coding sequence ATGAAAATTAACCACATTGGATTTGCAGTTACTGAGGTTCCTGCCACTGTAGAATTGCTTGAAACTTATTTTGGTATGGAACGTGCTCCACAAACTCCGGTCAGCTCCAAAATGGCTTTTTTACTGGATAAAAACGGCTCGTTGATTACCTTTTTCAAAGCTGATGATGCTTTCTATCCTCAAATCTTTCATATCGGATTTATGCAGGAAACCGTTGAGCAGGTAAAAGAGCTACATGAAAAAATCACTGCCGGCGGATATAATCCGGAAGAGATCCGTGAGGAACATGGAAGACTTACTTTCTATTTTATGGCTCCGGGAGGATTTATGATCGAGGTCAATTCATTGATTGAAGCGAAGCGTCCGGAACTAAAGGATAAAGTGAATAGCAATTAA
- a CDS encoding TetR/AcrR family transcriptional regulator produces MRPRNKEKEQLVKEQTIEMLVTHGFESFSANKLAKACGISMATLYIYYKDKDDLIIQIASEEVAKMRAAVIQGFDPESSFEQGLRVQWKNRFEYQIANPILSLFFELLRSSSYQDKIYSGFRDDFDHMIRKFMQNSIERGEIIAMPIEVYWSVAFSPLQALIRAHYEGLRPGGSAFVLTEEIVWQTFGLVLKALKV; encoded by the coding sequence ATGCGCCCAAGAAATAAAGAGAAAGAACAATTAGTGAAGGAACAAACGATCGAAATGCTGGTTACCCATGGTTTCGAGAGTTTTAGCGCCAATAAATTAGCAAAGGCCTGCGGTATTTCAATGGCTACTTTGTACATCTATTACAAGGACAAGGATGATCTGATTATACAGATCGCCAGTGAAGAGGTTGCAAAAATGAGAGCAGCAGTTATCCAGGGCTTTGATCCTGAATCCAGTTTTGAACAAGGGTTGCGTGTGCAATGGAAAAACCGGTTTGAATACCAGATCGCAAATCCCATTTTGAGCCTGTTTTTTGAACTATTGCGTTCTTCGTCTTATCAGGACAAGATATACAGCGGCTTCCGTGATGATTTTGATCATATGATCCGCAAGTTCATGCAAAACTCGATTGAACGCGGAGAGATTATCGCCATGCCTATTGAAGTTTACTGGTCTGTAGCATTCTCTCCTTTACAGGCATTGATCCGCGCCCATTATGAAGGACTACGACCAGGCGGCAGCGCATTTGTATTAACAGAAGAAATTGTTTGGCAAACGTTTGGGCTGGTTTTAAAAGCACTCAAAGTTTAG
- a CDS encoding TonB-dependent receptor: MLFSTTKIAVTAFFLLLVTSVSFAQTGGIKGIIKTSDGVPVELAMVAIKGVANTATDKDGQYQLKNIPTGTYTIAARLVGLNSISQNVTITRGETTIVNLTFTASSQQLKEVIVSGGKTNKFAVKESNYVSKMPLKNLENPQVYAVISKELMTEQVITNYDDALKNAPGIDKLWSSTGRSGDGAGYFSLRGFAVQPTLVNGLPGLTNGSLDVSNIERIEVLKGPSGTLFGSSLISYGGLINTITKQPFDGTATDITYTAGSYGLNRITADFNTPIDKNHKLLFRMNAAFHNENSFQDAGFKKTRFIAPSLSYKVNDRLSFQLNTQFLSSKSTNPTMLFFDRGTALKVTNLAGLNYDPKQSFTSNDLSMKTPVASAQGQMNYKISDKWNSQTIISIGSAKSDGYYSYLYESSKSVAGSSKFDRYISDQNSTTKTTDIQQNFVGDFHIGGMRNRIVAGLDYFNRTFIDKSSPYAGLGLVTLGGTDTGILTRESADAAIAAAGSYNDSNTSQQVYSAYVSDVLNFTPALSGMFSLRVDRFHNGGKTLADAEKYSQTALSPKFGLVYQLLKDKLSVFGNYMNGFTNVQPVNVTIDGVSSTKNFKPEHANQWETGVKADLLEGKLTGSLSYYDIRVANVVLNSGQNDVSQGGKNYSKGFEVELQANPFPGFNINAGYSKNTSKLTGASADYEGRRPESAGPSDLVNAWFSYKIMNGSVKGLGFGFGGNYAGKNLILNRATTGVFTLPSYTVLNASVSYGIKALTFGFKVDNLTNKEYYKGWSTIEPMRPRTAVGTIGYHF; encoded by the coding sequence ATGCTTTTTTCTACAACAAAAATCGCTGTAACCGCATTTTTTCTTTTGCTGGTTACTTCAGTTTCCTTCGCACAAACAGGAGGAATCAAAGGAATTATAAAAACATCGGACGGGGTGCCAGTAGAGCTGGCTATGGTTGCGATTAAGGGAGTGGCCAATACAGCGACTGATAAAGATGGCCAGTACCAGTTGAAAAATATTCCAACGGGCACTTATACTATAGCTGCACGCCTGGTAGGGTTAAATTCAATATCCCAAAATGTGACTATAACCAGAGGAGAAACCACAATTGTAAATCTAACTTTTACGGCTTCCAGTCAGCAATTAAAAGAGGTTATCGTTAGCGGTGGGAAAACGAATAAATTCGCAGTAAAGGAAAGTAATTATGTTTCAAAAATGCCTTTAAAGAATCTTGAAAACCCACAGGTTTATGCTGTGATCTCTAAAGAGCTGATGACAGAGCAGGTGATTACCAACTATGATGATGCTTTAAAAAATGCGCCCGGTATTGACAAGTTATGGTCTTCTACAGGACGTAGCGGTGACGGTGCAGGTTATTTTTCTCTCAGAGGTTTTGCCGTTCAGCCTACACTGGTAAACGGTTTACCAGGCTTAACCAATGGTAGTCTTGACGTTTCTAATATAGAACGTATTGAAGTACTTAAAGGCCCGTCGGGAACTTTATTTGGAAGCAGTTTGATTTCTTATGGCGGATTGATTAACACGATAACTAAACAGCCTTTTGATGGTACTGCAACAGATATTACCTATACCGCAGGAAGTTATGGCTTAAATAGAATAACCGCAGATTTTAATACACCAATTGATAAGAACCATAAATTACTTTTTAGAATGAATGCAGCATTCCATAATGAAAATAGTTTTCAGGATGCCGGATTTAAGAAAACAAGATTTATTGCGCCATCGTTATCTTACAAAGTTAATGACAGGTTATCATTCCAGTTGAATACTCAGTTTTTGAGCTCAAAAAGTACAAACCCTACAATGTTGTTTTTTGACAGAGGTACCGCGCTGAAAGTGACTAATCTGGCTGGTTTAAACTATGATCCTAAGCAATCATTTACAAGTAATGACTTGAGCATGAAGACCCCGGTTGCTAGTGCGCAGGGCCAGATGAATTATAAAATATCAGATAAATGGAATTCCCAAACTATAATTTCCATAGGTTCTGCAAAATCTGATGGTTACTATTCTTACTTATATGAGTCAAGTAAGTCTGTTGCCGGATCTTCTAAATTTGACCGTTATATCAGTGATCAGAATTCAACTACAAAGACCACAGATATTCAGCAGAACTTTGTCGGTGACTTTCATATCGGTGGTATGCGCAATAGAATTGTTGCCGGCCTTGACTACTTTAACAGAACATTTATTGACAAGAGTTCCCCTTATGCAGGTTTAGGGCTGGTTACCCTTGGTGGAACTGATACTGGTATATTGACCAGGGAAAGTGCAGATGCAGCGATAGCAGCGGCAGGTAGTTATAATGACAGCAATACAAGTCAGCAGGTTTATAGTGCTTATGTCTCAGATGTTTTAAACTTTACACCTGCGCTTTCTGGAATGTTCAGTTTACGTGTAGACAGGTTTCATAATGGAGGAAAAACATTAGCAGATGCGGAGAAATATTCACAGACAGCATTATCTCCTAAATTTGGATTAGTCTACCAGTTACTGAAAGACAAACTTTCTGTTTTTGGGAATTATATGAACGGTTTTACCAATGTGCAACCAGTAAATGTGACGATCGATGGAGTTTCTTCTACAAAAAACTTCAAGCCTGAACATGCCAACCAATGGGAAACAGGGGTGAAGGCTGATTTATTAGAAGGTAAACTAACCGGTTCTTTGAGTTATTATGATATACGTGTAGCTAATGTTGTCTTGAATAGCGGTCAGAATGATGTTTCACAAGGTGGCAAAAACTATAGCAAAGGATTTGAAGTAGAATTACAAGCTAATCCTTTCCCAGGTTTTAATATCAACGCAGGTTATAGTAAAAACACAAGTAAACTAACAGGCGCAAGTGCAGACTACGAAGGGAGAAGACCAGAAAGTGCAGGGCCTTCAGATCTTGTCAATGCCTGGTTTAGCTACAAAATTATGAATGGTAGTGTAAAAGGACTGGGTTTTGGTTTTGGTGGAAATTACGCGGGAAAAAACCTGATTCTGAACAGAGCGACAACCGGGGTATTTACACTTCCTTCTTATACAGTACTGAACGCTTCTGTTTCGTACGGTATAAAAGCTTTAACTTTTGGATTTAAAGTGGACAATCTGACCAATAAAGAATATTATAAAGGCTGGAGTACAATTGAGCCAATGAGACCGAGAACAGCAGTGGGAACAATAGGTTACCACTTTTAG
- a CDS encoding S41 family peptidase codes for MLNFHFTVCILLITLSVHAQQNREKSLKNTSWVQQGYGRSLKIEDSTYIYYNTNSIACKALADGKLSGRFSIVSLTKDELTLNPGGIVNYIFKRVDSLPPMCTNVGTNTISYEKNFKVFWETFHDNYAFFKERNINWKQVYEEYLPRVRKINAPKEFAVILLEIVKKIGDGHIRLEIPDSLKTKVAATTLPVIRRKKDDIIQSIKDTYLADPHTYNNGVINWGKLKGSQIGYILIKDMNNFAKDYDDKIKDSKQPLAQFADELNGVDQVMKNILAGIGQSDSIVIDLRFNGGGLETVALRLLSYFVGESKHVLSVTAKTNQGNSKKQQYILQPANTAYQGKVYLLLSSQTASAAEIFALAARNYPDIKTIGSRTAGIFSEILWKELPNGWEFSLSNEIYTDPKGKTYEGTGVPVSSELNYSRNRLDFYNSFYSGDRFTDKAIDQILIK; via the coding sequence ATGCTAAATTTCCACTTCACTGTTTGCATCTTACTGATAACTTTAAGTGTCCATGCACAACAAAATCGTGAAAAATCATTAAAAAACACTTCCTGGGTTCAACAGGGCTATGGAAGATCCTTAAAGATTGAGGATTCTACTTATATCTACTACAATACAAATAGTATAGCGTGTAAAGCGCTTGCTGATGGCAAATTGAGTGGAAGGTTTAGCATTGTTTCGTTAACTAAGGATGAACTTACCCTGAATCCGGGAGGAATTGTAAATTATATTTTTAAGCGGGTTGATTCTTTGCCTCCAATGTGCACTAATGTGGGTACAAATACAATTTCCTATGAGAAAAACTTTAAAGTTTTCTGGGAAACCTTCCATGATAATTATGCCTTTTTCAAGGAACGGAATATAAATTGGAAACAGGTTTATGAGGAATACCTGCCAAGGGTAAGGAAAATAAATGCTCCAAAGGAATTTGCCGTTATTCTGCTTGAAATCGTCAAAAAAATAGGTGACGGTCATATCAGGCTAGAAATTCCGGATTCTCTGAAAACAAAAGTGGCTGCAACAACGCTACCGGTAATCAGACGAAAAAAGGATGATATCATTCAGTCCATAAAAGACACTTATTTGGCAGACCCTCATACTTATAACAATGGGGTAATCAATTGGGGAAAGTTGAAAGGCTCACAAATTGGTTATATCCTGATTAAGGATATGAACAATTTTGCAAAGGATTATGACGACAAGATCAAAGATTCCAAACAGCCTCTGGCGCAGTTTGCTGATGAACTAAACGGAGTTGATCAGGTGATGAAAAATATACTGGCTGGCATTGGGCAGTCTGATTCAATAGTTATTGATCTTCGCTTCAATGGTGGCGGGCTGGAAACAGTAGCTTTAAGACTTTTGAGCTATTTTGTTGGAGAAAGTAAACATGTTCTTTCTGTAACGGCTAAAACCAATCAGGGGAATAGTAAAAAACAGCAATACATTTTACAGCCAGCAAACACTGCTTATCAAGGTAAAGTCTACTTACTTTTAAGTTCTCAGACAGCAAGTGCAGCAGAAATCTTCGCCTTAGCCGCAAGGAATTACCCGGATATTAAAACTATAGGTTCGAGAACTGCTGGTATCTTCTCGGAAATTTTATGGAAAGAACTCCCTAATGGATGGGAGTTTAGCTTATCGAATGAGATTTATACTGACCCAAAGGGAAAAACTTATGAAGGAACGGGTGTTCCGGTAAGCTCAGAGCTGAATTATTCAAGGAACCGGCTGGATTTCTATAATAGTTTTTACAGCGGGGACCGTTTTACAGACAAGGCCATAGACCAGATCCTGATTAAATAA
- a CDS encoding alpha/beta fold hydrolase, whose amino-acid sequence MSHGFPYDAHAFNEVASILIEAGARVIAPFTRGFGETRFISTDIMRSGQQVARGFDVIRLSEALGLKRPIVGGFDWGGNSSCTAAALWPEQVSGLVSYAGYDIVDVNEQKHAATPSLERVCWYQHLFQSERGRECLAKNRYELARMLWREWSPDWQFDEATFARTSKSFENPDFVAVVTHTYRWMHGLTAGDPSLQPMEDLLAQKPKVTVPAVTIDGKTDPLKPGGTADPASMFTGLHEHIITNSGHNVPQEAPQVFADAVLKVHNWLK is encoded by the coding sequence TTGTCACACGGATTCCCCTATGATGCCCATGCTTTCAATGAAGTGGCATCAATCCTGATAGAAGCAGGGGCAAGGGTTATTGCGCCATTTACGCGTGGATTCGGAGAAACCCGCTTTATTTCAACCGATATTATGCGTAGCGGGCAGCAGGTTGCCCGTGGTTTTGACGTGATCCGGCTTTCTGAAGCTTTGGGCTTAAAACGACCTATAGTCGGAGGCTTTGATTGGGGAGGTAATTCCTCCTGTACGGCAGCAGCGCTGTGGCCGGAGCAAGTTAGCGGTCTTGTATCTTACGCGGGCTACGATATAGTAGATGTGAATGAGCAGAAGCATGCTGCCACACCATCACTTGAGCGTGTCTGCTGGTATCAGCATCTTTTCCAATCGGAACGCGGGCGTGAATGCCTTGCCAAAAATCGGTATGAACTGGCCCGAATGTTATGGCGCGAATGGTCACCGGACTGGCAGTTCGACGAAGCGACGTTCGCCCGGACATCAAAATCATTTGAGAATCCTGATTTTGTAGCGGTTGTTACACATACTTACCGCTGGATGCATGGTCTTACTGCTGGTGATCCATCTTTACAGCCAATGGAAGACCTTTTGGCGCAAAAGCCTAAAGTAACAGTACCGGCAGTAACAATTGATGGCAAAACTGACCCGCTTAAGCCAGGTGGAACAGCAGATCCTGCCAGCATGTTCACTGGACTTCACGAACATATTATTACAAATTCAGGTCACAACGTTCCACAAGAGGCGCCGCAGGTATTCGCTGATGCAGTGCTGAAAGTGCACAATTGGCTAAAGTAA
- a CDS encoding alpha/beta hydrolase-fold protein, with the protein MKSLYFSILFLLFSFCIHAQENSPFNTGFEETLPSKIMGQERKVWIHIPNSNGGNKIKDKGHYPVIYLLDGSENFNTVVSIIEHMSESGLCPPMIVVGILHANRVSDLTIGTDKELPGVVGNGEKFMSFVGKELIPYIDKTYPTTTYKTFIGHSLGGLTVINTLLHQPDLFNSYVSLDGSLWWDNQKIVKEGKNILPVQNYKGKTLFIAMANRLERGVDTLSVQKDTSGATALIRSNLEFIKDLSKNKKDQLRFKYKYYEDDNHPSVRLIGEYDALRFIFDFYKLKIYESEINNPDFKLDSLLVSHYKNVSEKMGYTIKPDESQINNLGYKMIGTKQFKKAETLFKLNIANNPNSGNCYDSIGDLYLETGDKTSAVQSFKKALTLKEIPETKEKLQKLLNEAKK; encoded by the coding sequence ATGAAATCTCTTTACTTTTCAATCCTTTTCTTATTATTTTCTTTTTGTATCCATGCACAAGAAAACAGTCCATTTAATACTGGGTTTGAAGAAACACTTCCTTCAAAGATTATGGGGCAGGAACGTAAAGTCTGGATACATATTCCTAACAGTAACGGAGGAAATAAAATAAAAGACAAAGGACATTATCCTGTAATTTATTTATTGGATGGAAGTGAAAATTTCAATACCGTTGTAAGTATTATAGAGCATATGAGTGAATCAGGTCTTTGTCCGCCGATGATTGTAGTTGGAATCCTGCATGCAAACAGAGTAAGCGATTTAACAATTGGTACTGATAAAGAATTGCCTGGAGTTGTTGGCAACGGAGAAAAATTCATGTCATTTGTCGGGAAAGAACTTATTCCTTATATCGATAAAACTTATCCAACTACTACTTATAAAACATTTATTGGCCATTCCCTGGGGGGTTTAACAGTCATAAACACTTTGCTGCATCAGCCGGATTTATTCAATTCTTATGTTTCGCTTGACGGGTCATTGTGGTGGGATAATCAGAAAATCGTGAAAGAAGGAAAAAATATTTTACCAGTTCAAAATTATAAAGGAAAAACATTGTTTATCGCTATGGCCAATCGTTTGGAAAGAGGGGTAGATACGCTAAGTGTTCAAAAGGACACAAGCGGGGCTACAGCACTTATTCGCAGCAATTTGGAATTCATCAAAGACCTTTCTAAAAACAAAAAAGACCAGTTGCGTTTTAAATACAAATATTACGAAGATGATAACCATCCTTCGGTAAGACTGATCGGAGAATATGATGCGCTTCGATTCATCTTTGACTTTTATAAGCTTAAAATTTATGAAAGCGAAATAAACAATCCTGATTTTAAATTAGATTCTTTACTGGTTTCGCATTATAAGAACGTCTCTGAAAAAATGGGATATACGATTAAGCCAGATGAAAGCCAGATTAATAATCTTGGCTACAAAATGATAGGCACTAAACAATTTAAAAAGGCAGAAACCTTATTCAAACTCAATATTGCCAACAATCCTAACAGTGGCAATTGTTATGATTCAATTGGTGATTTATATCTTGAAACCGGAGATAAAACAAGCGCTGTCCAAAGTTTTAAAAAAGCTTTAACGTTGAAAGAAATCCCGGAAACCAAAGAGAAATTACAGAAGTTATTGAATGAAGCGAAAAAATAA
- a CDS encoding TetR/AcrR family transcriptional regulator yields the protein MIKQRGQVVADKILDTAERLFFKQGYNMTGINQVIEEADIAKASLYKHFESKTDLLLAYLQRTHERWFDKLGGDVNKVTDPREKLLVLFDYHRERQLKNGYSGCRFIKANDEAGMSDERVLAEIQKAKQHLKDFIAELVINSGHQKLLTDKELTDLIFMMLDGGIVAASIFKQADDLQSARAIIQKLL from the coding sequence ATGATCAAGCAAAGAGGACAAGTAGTAGCTGATAAAATTCTGGATACAGCAGAAAGACTGTTTTTTAAACAGGGCTATAATATGACAGGAATCAACCAGGTGATCGAAGAAGCTGACATTGCCAAAGCATCTTTATATAAACATTTCGAATCAAAAACTGACCTGTTACTAGCTTACTTGCAGCGCACACATGAGCGCTGGTTTGATAAACTTGGAGGCGACGTTAATAAAGTAACTGACCCCAGGGAAAAATTATTAGTACTATTTGATTATCACCGTGAACGTCAGTTAAAGAATGGATACAGCGGCTGTCGCTTTATAAAAGCAAATGACGAAGCCGGGATGAGTGATGAACGGGTATTAGCAGAGATCCAGAAGGCAAAGCAGCATCTTAAGGATTTTATAGCTGAGTTAGTGATTAATTCAGGACATCAAAAGCTTTTAACGGATAAAGAATTGACCGATCTGATATTCATGATGCTGGATGGAGGTATAGTAGCAGCCTCCATATTTAAACAGGCAGATGATTTACAATCGGCCAGGGCAATAATTCAAAAACTACTTTAA
- a CDS encoding alpha/beta hydrolase has product MIFVHGWPEIGLVWRAQMEAFAAEGWRCIAPDLRGFGDSSVPTTKGAYAIKEIVDDMVELDAHLGGKAAIWVGHDWGSVVAGSLAAHYPKISRGVVLMSVPYLPDGWALPNLIPLVDRTLYPANKYPDGQWDYWRFYLTHFDQAVSDMDADVPATLASIFTKGDPASAGKLSPSALVTAHGGRYGAAHRAPATEPDYTLWTKPDFDALVAAFKKTGFRPCNSYYLNDDSNIAYAKTAPNNGKLSLPVLFVNDEYEPFSNINLSKIGNPMRAACSNLTVIDQPSGHWVPLERKYEIIETIHAWVKLNSLK; this is encoded by the coding sequence ATGATCTTCGTTCACGGGTGGCCGGAGATTGGATTAGTGTGGCGCGCACAAATGGAAGCCTTTGCCGCCGAAGGATGGCGATGCATCGCACCTGACCTGCGCGGTTTCGGTGATTCATCGGTGCCCACGACAAAAGGAGCTTATGCTATCAAAGAAATCGTTGATGACATGGTAGAACTCGATGCTCACCTGGGCGGTAAAGCAGCAATTTGGGTTGGGCACGATTGGGGAAGTGTAGTAGCCGGATCCCTTGCTGCGCATTATCCTAAGATCAGCAGGGGGGTAGTACTGATGTCTGTACCTTATTTGCCGGATGGCTGGGCATTGCCGAACTTGATACCGCTGGTTGACCGAACCCTTTACCCCGCCAATAAATATCCGGACGGGCAATGGGACTACTGGCGTTTCTACCTGACCCATTTTGACCAGGCCGTGAGCGACATGGACGCTGATGTGCCGGCAACACTTGCATCTATCTTTACGAAGGGTGATCCTGCCTCAGCCGGAAAATTGTCGCCTTCAGCATTAGTGACCGCTCATGGCGGACGTTATGGCGCTGCGCACCGGGCACCCGCCACGGAGCCCGATTATACATTATGGACGAAACCTGACTTTGATGCCTTAGTTGCTGCATTTAAAAAAACAGGCTTCCGTCCATGCAATTCCTATTATCTGAACGATGACTCCAACATTGCTTACGCCAAAACTGCACCAAATAATGGTAAGCTGAGCCTGCCCGTTCTATTTGTCAATGATGAATATGAACCATTTTCGAATATTAATTTGAGCAAAATCGGAAATCCTATGCGGGCAGCCTGTTCAAATCTTACGGTAATCGATCAGCCTTCGGGACATTGGGTACCTTTGGAGCGTAAATACGAAATTATAGAGACTATACACGCATGGGTTAAATTGAATAGTTTGAAGTAA
- a CDS encoding WG repeat-containing protein: MKKSLNIIVLLSLFFQMASCQSSNWKLKYDYISDYQEDGLISVGKKIGKGENKEFRYGFVSPEGIEKIPLKYEQGTNFFEERAAAVIHDKHGFIDTKGQIIVPIIYDYVGRFKNGMADVKLKGKSGFVNKSGVVVIPIKYDHVSDFDENGMAKVGTIINVIGNQNINKYGLINKKGDEVAPIKFDDIGIFYTNKLPAIAVIKNNNKCGLINTQGKVLIPLKYDGIEIYDNLQSQNLIIVKLDDKYGLTNINGIEITPVKYDYIKDIDEGKIEVYEKGETFYINKDGKKVK; this comes from the coding sequence ATGAAAAAATCATTAAATATCATTGTCTTACTATCATTGTTTTTCCAGATGGCTTCCTGTCAATCGTCCAATTGGAAATTAAAATATGATTACATAAGCGACTACCAGGAAGATGGGCTGATTTCAGTAGGAAAAAAAATTGGGAAGGGTGAAAATAAAGAATTCAGATATGGTTTTGTGTCTCCTGAAGGCATAGAAAAAATTCCTTTAAAATACGAACAAGGCACTAATTTCTTTGAGGAAAGAGCAGCTGCGGTTATCCATGATAAACATGGATTTATTGATACAAAAGGACAAATTATTGTCCCTATTATATATGATTATGTTGGAAGATTTAAAAACGGAATGGCCGATGTTAAACTAAAAGGTAAATCTGGCTTTGTAAATAAATCCGGAGTTGTAGTCATTCCAATAAAATATGATCATGTATCTGATTTTGATGAAAATGGGATGGCAAAAGTTGGAACTATAATTAATGTTATTGGCAATCAAAATATTAACAAGTATGGCTTAATTAATAAGAAAGGAGATGAAGTCGCTCCGATAAAGTTCGATGATATCGGAATATTCTATACTAATAAATTGCCCGCTATTGCTGTAATAAAAAACAATAATAAATGTGGTTTAATCAATACACAGGGAAAAGTGTTGATTCCATTAAAATATGATGGAATTGAAATCTACGACAACCTGCAATCACAAAACTTAATTATTGTAAAACTTGATGATAAATATGGCCTGACTAATATTAATGGGATTGAAATTACTCCTGTAAAATATGATTACATTAAAGATATTGATGAAGGTAAGATTGAAGTTTATGAAAAAGGCGAAACATTTTATATCAATAAAGACGGTAAAAAAGTTAAATAA